In the Sandaracinus amylolyticus genome, ACCTCGGCACGCACGAGCGCGTGCTCGGCGGCTCGGCGACGTTCGCGGCGCTCGCGGCGTCGTACTTCACGCCGGTGAAGCTGGTCGGCGTCGTGGGACGCGACTTCCCCGACTCGGGCGTGCAGCTGCTGCGCGACAAGGGCGTCGACGTGCGCGGCCTCGAGGTGGTCGAGGGCAAGACGTTCTTCTGGGAGGGCCGCTACTCGGACGACCTCACGAGCCGCGAGTCGCTCAAGACCGAGCTCGGCGTGTTCGCGTCGTTCCAGCCGAAGATCCCCGCGGAGCACCGCAAGACGCCGTACGTGATGCTCGGCAACATCGATCCCGAGCTGCAGGTCGCGGTGCTCGATCAGATCGACGCGCCGAAGCTGGTGATCGCGGACACGATGAACTTCTGGATCTCGGGCAAGCCGCTCGAGCTCGCGAAGATGCTGAAGCGCATCGACCTGCTCGTGATCAACGAGGAGGAAGCGCGCCAGCTCTCGGGCGTGCACAACATCCTCAAGGCGGCGCGCGCGCTGCTCGCGATGGGACCGCGCATCGTCGTGATCAAGCGCGGCGAATACGGCGCGCTGCTCTTCGAGGGCGAGAGCGTCTTCAGCGCGCCGGCGTACCCCTGCGAGGAAGTGCTCGATCCGACGGGCGCGGGCGACTCGTTCGCGGGCGGCCTGCTCGGCTTCCTCGCGAAGGAGGATCGGGTCGACGGCGCGACGCTGCGCCGCGCGGTCATCCACGGCT is a window encoding:
- a CDS encoding PfkB family carbohydrate kinase gives rise to the protein MSSMLVVGSVAQDTIHNHLGTHERVLGGSATFAALAASYFTPVKLVGVVGRDFPDSGVQLLRDKGVDVRGLEVVEGKTFFWEGRYSDDLTSRESLKTELGVFASFQPKIPAEHRKTPYVMLGNIDPELQVAVLDQIDAPKLVIADTMNFWISGKPLELAKMLKRIDLLVINEEEARQLSGVHNILKAARALLAMGPRIVVIKRGEYGALLFEGESVFSAPAYPCEEVLDPTGAGDSFAGGLLGFLAKEDRVDGATLRRAVIHGSVMASFLVEGISVERLVRVTPAEIATRYAAFARLAHFATPSEIGTL